AGGTGCTCGAGCCGGGCGGGCAGGAACAGCAGCGTGCCGACCTCCGGGATGTAGGGCAGGGAGGCGGAGCCCGGGTGCAGGGTGTTGTCGACCTTGATCTCGCCGTTCCCGAACACGGTGTAGGTGGTGGTGTACGTCGACTCCGCCGTGGTGGGCAGTGTGCCGGCGACCACGATCTCGACGGCCCGGTCGCGCAGCGCCCGCACGGCGACGCCGGTCACCGTGCGGCGCGCGCCGGCGTCGCGCCAGGTCTGGTTGCGGGTGTGCTGGCCGTTGCCCCGGTCGTTGTCCGTGGGCGCACGCCAGAAGTTGGGGGCCGGTCCTGAGGAGATCAGCCGGACACCGCCGGCCTTGTAGGAGGTGATGACGCCGGACTTCTTGTCGACGGTGAGGGAGAAGTCCTTACCCCTGACGGTCACCGCGGCTTCGCCGTCGTCATGGCTGAGCGCCGGCACGCGGTCCAGCGGCACGGGGACGACCGCGGGGCTCCCGGCGTCGACGGCGAGCTGATTCCTCGCCACCTCGAAGCCGGACCTCGCCCACTGCGTCGTCTCCCTGGTGGTGAACGACAGTTGGAGGAAGTACTCCGCGCCCGGCGCCGGGTCGTCCGGCAGGTCGAAGGGCACGGTGATGTCCTTGGCGGACAGGGGTGGCACATTCAGCTGGGACCGGCTCAGCTTCCCGCGCCGCACCACCTCGCCGTCCCTGACGAGTTCCCAACGTCCGTCGAACTCGCGGAGGTCGGTGAACAGGTACTCGTTGGTGAGGGTGACGGCCCCTCCCGGGGCGAGCCGGGCGCCGGTTGCCGGTGCGGCGTCGATGGCCTGGTAGATCCGCTTGACCTCGGCGGACTTGCCGGTGAGTCCGCGGTCGGCGGTGACGATGCCGTCGCCGGAGAAGGCCCCGTCGTTGGGGTTGTCGCCCCAGTCGCCGCCGTAGGCGCGGAACGACTTCTCGCGGGGGCGTTTCTCGGTGAGGCCGACGGTGGCGGCGTCGAACCAGAACCGGACGCCGTCGTCGCCGGGACCACGCTGCGTGGAGGCCAGTTCGACGGCGCTCAGCGCCCGGGCGTACACGCGGGCCCGCCGGACGGTGCCGCTGAACTCCCGGGTCGGGTTGTCGACGTCGGTGGCCAGGGACAGCGGCGCGGTGTTGTTCGCGGGCCGCACCGTGGTGGTGCGGGTGGCCCGTACCGCGCCGTCGACGTGGAGGGTCAGCGTGCCGGTCGCCGCGTCGAAGACACCCGCGACATGGTGCTCCGCGCCGGTCCAGTCGTCCGGCAGCGGCCAGCTCGCGGTGATCCACTGACCGCTGCCGTAGATGAAGAACTCGAGGGTCCGGTTCGTCTGCTTCAGGGCGTACTGGGTGTCGCCCTTGGCGAGGACCGGCTGGTGGTATCCGGTCACGTGCGGGGTGATCCAGGCCTCCAGGGTGAGAGAGCCGGTGAGGTCGAGCGCGGTGTCGCGGGCGAAGACGGTTCCGCCCGAGACTCCCTCGTCGCGGGTGAACGCGCCGCTGGGGGCGATGAGTTCGCCCGTGAGCGCGGCGGGACCGGCCTCGGTGAACAGCTTGCGGCGGGGGGTGGGCCAGTCGAGGGCCTGGTCGACGAAGTCCCAGATCCAGCCGCCCTGGAGGACCTCGTGACGCCGGATCAGGTCCCAGTACTTCTTGAAGTTCCCGCTGGAGTTCCCCATCGCGTGGGAGTACTCGATCATCACGTACGGCCGGGTGTCGGCGGAGTCCTTCGCCCGCTGCTCGACGCGCGCGGGACTGTCGTACATCTCGGAGCGGATGTCGCTGATCCCCGGGCGGTCGTCGCCCTCGTACTGGATGACACGGGTGGTGTCGTAGGAGCGGATCCAGTCGTGCATGGCGTGGAAGGTGCTGCCGCCGCCCGCCTCGTTGCCGAGGGACCAGATGACGACCGAGGCGTGGTTCTTGTCCCGGTGGACCATGTTCTGGGCGCGGGCCACGCACGCGGTGGTCCACTCGGCGTGGTCGCCGGGGTACTCGCCCCGGATGCCGTGGGTCTCGAGGTTGGTCTCGTCCACGAGGTACAGGCCGTACTCGTCGGCGAGTTCCAGCCACTGGGGGTTGTTGGGGTAGTGCGAGGTGCGGACGGAGTTGATGTTCAGCCGCTTGATGATGCGGATGTCCTCGACCAGGTCGGCGCGGGTGAGGGCCGAGCCGCGGACCGGGTGCATCTCGTGCCGGTTGGTGCCCCGCAGGGAGACCGGTTTGCCGTTGATGCGCATCAGGCCGTCCTTCAGCGCGAACTCGCGCAGGCCGACGCGGTGCGAGAGGGTCTCGACGACCTTTCCCGCCGGGTCGCGCAGACGGAGCACGGCGGTGTACAGATACGGGTGTTCGGCCGACCACAGGCGCGGCGCGGGCACGGCCCTCACGGCCTGTACGGTCGTCTCCTCCCCGGAGCCGAGCACGACAGCCTGTTGCAGCGGCCGGGGCCACACCGGGTGACCCTCGGCGTCGTGGAGCTGGGTCTCGACGGAGTACCGGCCGGCGCCCTGTCCGCCGTAGTCCCGCACACTCGCGGTGACCGACAGCCCGGCCGCGGTGTGGTCGTCGCTCAGCGGGGTGTCCAGCCTGAAGTCACGCAGGTGCACCGCGGGGGTGGAGTACAGGTAGACCGAGCGGAAGATGCCGCTCAGCCGGATCATGTCCTGGTCCTCCAGCCAGTCGCCGTCCGAGTAGCGGTAGACCTCCACCGCGATCTGGTTGGCGCCGGGCCTGAGGTGCTCGGTGATGTCGTACTCGGCGGGGTCGTAGGAATCCTCGTGGTAGCCGACCAGCTCGCCGTTGATCCACACGTAGTGGGCGGACTTGACCCCTTCGAAGTGCAGGAACGTCCGCCGTCCCGCCCAGCCGCGCGGGACGGTGAAGGTGCGGCGGTACTGGCCCACGGGGTTGTAGCGGGTGGGCGCGGCCGGCGGCTGCGCCTCCTCCCCCAGGCCGTTGGCACCCCACCAGGGGTAGGTGATGTTGATGTAGATCGGGCGGTCGTAACCGTGCAGCTGCCAGGCGGAGGGGACGGGGATGGTGTCCCAGTCGCTGTCGTCGACGTCGGTCCGGTGGAAGTCGGGGTCCCGGTCGTCGGGACGGTCGGCGTGGGCGAACCGCCAGGTGCCGTCGAGGCTCAGCCGGTAGGGCGAGCGGGTCCGGTCGGCGGCGAGGGCCTGGGGGACGTCCGCGTACGGCATGAGGGTGGTGTGCGGGGCTTCCGTGCCGAGCCGGAAGACGTCGATGGCGCCGTTCCACTGCGGGGCGCCGTCCGCCGCGACGGCCCGGTGGGCGGTGGACGGCGCGGACAGGGCGAGCGCGCCGAGGACGGCGGCGGACCCTTCGAGCAGACGACGGCGGCTGACGGCCGTCCGCCGGAGGTGGTCCGGTTCCACCCGCTGGGGGCGGTCCGGCCGGTCCATGGGCGACACGTGCGGGTGCGACATGACCACGACCTTCCTCGGGGCGAACCGTGCGGCTTCGCACGGACGGAGGGTGCGTCAGATCTTGTCCACTCCTGTTTGGAAAACGAACACAGACGCGCCGCGATGACCGAATATCAACTCTCTTCGGCGCAACACCACTTGGTGCCCCTTACCCCCACGGGTTGTTTTGGTGACTCCCGTCAGTAGACGTCCCGCACGTACCGCTTGTCGGAGGCGAGCTGCTTGACGTAGGCGGCCGCCTCCGGCTCGCTCAGGCCCCCGTGCACGACGGCGACCTCGCGCAGGGCGAGATCGACGTCCTTGGCCATCCGGGAGGCGTCTCCGCAGACGTAGAAGTGGGCGCCGTCCCGGAGCCAGGACCACAGCTGGGAACCGTGCTCACGGATCCGGTCCTGGACGTAGACCTTGGCACGCTGATCGCGGGAGAAGGCGGTGTCCAGACGGGCGAGCGTGCCGTCGTCCCTGAGGCCGGTCAGCTCCTCCTCGTAGTAGAAGTCCGTCGCCCGGTGCTGTTCGCCGAAGAACAGCCAGTTGGGAGCCCGGTGCCCACGCGCCCGGCGCTCCTCGAGGAAGCCGACGAACGGCGCCACGCCCGTGCCGGGGCCGACCATCACCATCGGGGTCGCCGGGTTCACCGGCGGGCGGAAGTGCGGGGAGCGCTGCACCTGGACCTCGACCTCGGTGCCGGGCCCGGCGTCGGCCAGGAAGGGTGAGCACACGCCCTGGCGGGGGCGGCCGGCCAGGTTCTCGTACCGCACCACGGAGACGGTGAGCGAGACGAGGCGGGGATCGGTCAGCGGGCTGGACGAGATCGAGTACAGGCGCGGTTGCAGCCGTCCCAGCAGGTCGGCCCACTCCTGCGCGTCGGCGCGCACCCGGAACTCGGCGGCCACGTCGACGGCCTGGCGGCCCCAGGACCACTTCGCCAGCTCGCCCTTGTTGTCGGGCCGCAGCAGCTTGCGCAGTTCCCGCGGGTCGCGGGTGCGGTCGGCGGTGAAGCGCAGCAGCGCCGGGGTGATCCGGGTGATGTCGAGGTGGCGCAGGAACGCCTCGCCGAGAGCGACCTCACCGACGCCGTTCACGCGCACGCGCGCGTGCGCGTCGAGGCCGGTGACGCCCAGCCACTCCGTCACCAGGGCGGACGAGTTGAGCGGCCGCACGGCCAGGGCGTCGCCCGCCTCGTAGAGGAGCGGGGTCTCGCTGTCGCGGGTGTCGAAGGTGAAGCGGCGGACCTCCTTGCCGGAACCCGGCAGGCTCAGCAGCCGGTTACCGGTCAGCCGGGCGGTGACGGGGTCGGGGCGCCTGACGCGGGGGGACGCCGGGGCCGTGGTGAGCGGGGCCGTGGTGAGCGCGGGCTTCGTGGCGGGACCGGGTTGCCCTGCCGTCACCCCCGCCCGAGCGGAGGAAGGAGCCGGGGCCGGTGCCTGGGCCGGGGCTTCGGAGGGGGCCGCGGCTGCCGGTTCCGTGGCCTGCGAGGCGTCCTTGAGGGCCGTGGCCACCAGGTCCAGCCAGGCCTCCGCCTCCGTCTCGTAGTCCGGCTCGCAGTCGGTGCGCGGGGCCAGCCGGACCGCGCCGAGCTCGTCCATCCGACGGTCCAGCCGCCGGCCGTGCCCGCAGAAGTCGTCGTAG
This Streptomyces sp. NBC_00377 DNA region includes the following protein-coding sequences:
- a CDS encoding glycoside hydrolase family 2 TIM barrel-domain containing protein; protein product: MSHPHVSPMDRPDRPQRVEPDHLRRTAVSRRRLLEGSAAVLGALALSAPSTAHRAVAADGAPQWNGAIDVFRLGTEAPHTTLMPYADVPQALAADRTRSPYRLSLDGTWRFAHADRPDDRDPDFHRTDVDDSDWDTIPVPSAWQLHGYDRPIYINITYPWWGANGLGEEAQPPAAPTRYNPVGQYRRTFTVPRGWAGRRTFLHFEGVKSAHYVWINGELVGYHEDSYDPAEYDITEHLRPGANQIAVEVYRYSDGDWLEDQDMIRLSGIFRSVYLYSTPAVHLRDFRLDTPLSDDHTAAGLSVTASVRDYGGQGAGRYSVETQLHDAEGHPVWPRPLQQAVVLGSGEETTVQAVRAVPAPRLWSAEHPYLYTAVLRLRDPAGKVVETLSHRVGLREFALKDGLMRINGKPVSLRGTNRHEMHPVRGSALTRADLVEDIRIIKRLNINSVRTSHYPNNPQWLELADEYGLYLVDETNLETHGIRGEYPGDHAEWTTACVARAQNMVHRDKNHASVVIWSLGNEAGGGSTFHAMHDWIRSYDTTRVIQYEGDDRPGISDIRSEMYDSPARVEQRAKDSADTRPYVMIEYSHAMGNSSGNFKKYWDLIRRHEVLQGGWIWDFVDQALDWPTPRRKLFTEAGPAALTGELIAPSGAFTRDEGVSGGTVFARDTALDLTGSLTLEAWITPHVTGYHQPVLAKGDTQYALKQTNRTLEFFIYGSGQWITASWPLPDDWTGAEHHVAGVFDAATGTLTLHVDGAVRATRTTTVRPANNTAPLSLATDVDNPTREFSGTVRRARVYARALSAVELASTQRGPGDDGVRFWFDAATVGLTEKRPREKSFRAYGGDWGDNPNDGAFSGDGIVTADRGLTGKSAEVKRIYQAIDAAPATGARLAPGGAVTLTNEYLFTDLREFDGRWELVRDGEVVRRGKLSRSQLNVPPLSAKDITVPFDLPDDPAPGAEYFLQLSFTTRETTQWARSGFEVARNQLAVDAGSPAVVPVPLDRVPALSHDDGEAAVTVRGKDFSLTVDKKSGVITSYKAGGVRLISSGPAPNFWRAPTDNDRGNGQHTRNQTWRDAGARRTVTGVAVRALRDRAVEIVVAGTLPTTAESTYTTTYTVFGNGEIKVDNTLHPGSASLPYIPEVGTLLFLPARLEHLHYYGRGPEENHWDRNDATDVGRYSGTVTGQWTSYLRPQENGNKTDVRWVALTDGDGNGLLVSGEPLLEVNASHFTPEDLSVGARHDYQLTPRKEVVLRLSHRQMGVGGDNSWGAHTHDEYKLFADRDYAYTYRLRPLTDVDRATAASRRPTATSG